Within the Senegalia massiliensis genome, the region ATGAGTACCCAGAAATTTTAGAAATAACAGATAAAATGTATATAGAAATTAATCCTAGAAAGTTTGAAGAAAATACTAATCCACTTCTTAAAGATATACCATTAGTAGATGGAATAAAAACAGGTAATACAAATGCTGCAGGATTATGTTTAGTATCAAGTATAAAACTACCTAAAGATAAGAATAAGGATAAGGAAATGAGACTTATTGCTATAGTAATGGGGGCAGAAACTAGAAAGGAAAGAAAAGAAAAAAGTCAAAAATTACTTGAATATGGAATTGAAAATTTTGGTACTAAAGAAATAATAACAAAAGATAAAGGTATAAATATAAATTTAAAAAAAGCTAAAAATCAAGAAGTGAAATTAGTACCAAAAGGTGATGATTATTTAGTAGTTAAAAATGGCGATAAAATAAGCACCAAAGTACTAATAGATGAAAATTTAAAACTTCCTTTGAAAAAGGATAAAAAAGCAGGAGTATTAGAGGTTTATCAAAATAAAAAATTAAAATATAAATTAGATTTATTTACAAATAGAGATTTAAAAAAAGCTAATATTTTTATTAGGATATATAGAACCTTATTTGGATGGTTGTAATGGCAGTAATTATCATTGACAATATAAGTAAATTAATATATAATAGATAAGGATTT harbors:
- a CDS encoding D-alanyl-D-alanine carboxypeptidase family protein, whose amino-acid sequence is MKKIITICLLMIICFSQFTYADELSEGLKGAMLVDYETGELLYEKNIDDKLPIASITKLMTYVVTKDALKEGKVHLSDIVKIGENPPKEYGSTFYLKEGDMLPLETLIESILIASANDSCVAIAEHVAGSEAEFVKMMNQKAKELGLENTVFYNPNGLPEEDKRENTMTIREINVLTQYILHEYPEILEITDKMYIEINPRKFEENTNPLLKDIPLVDGIKTGNTNAAGLCLVSSIKLPKDKNKDKEMRLIAIVMGAETRKERKEKSQKLLEYGIENFGTKEIITKDKGININLKKAKNQEVKLVPKGDDYLVVKNGDKISTKVLIDENLKLPLKKDKKAGVLEVYQNKKLKYKLDLFTNRDLKKANIFIRIYRTLFGWL